DNA from Opitutales bacterium:
TTACCACAGGTTCGTGAGGTATAATATTGATAACACCTGCTACAGCCCCGGGTCCATAAAGGGTCGATGCCCCGCCTTTTACGACTTCGATGCGATCAATGAAGGCAGTAGGTATTTGTTCCAGACCGTAGACTGAAGCGAGCCCACCAAAGAGGGGCTGAGAGTCGAATAGGATTTGGTTGTAAGCCGCGCCGAGACCCTGGAGTTTTACCTCAGCAGTCCCGCAATTTTGGCAGTTGGCTTCTACGCGCGCTCCGGAGAGATACTCAATGGCAGCGGAAAGATCAGGTGTGCCCGCGGCGGCAAAAATTTCGGGCGAAAGTAGCTCGGTGCGTATAGGCACGTTATTGAGAAGCCGCTCAGAACGTGTTGCGGTGGTCACCGTCTGCATGGCTTCAAGTTCATCGGGGCCTCGTGTGTCTGGGATCGCCGGCTGAGCAGTGGCCAAGAGAGTGGAGAAATAGATAAATGATAGATATTTTGAGTAATCAAAATAATGCATATGCAAATATCAAAATTTATATGCGTTAAAAGTAAAACACATAAAGTTTATATCTCAAAATATGTAGCGGAGCTGTTTTGTCGGCCCGTTGGTATTTTTATAATTATGACTTCGGCGTGCGTGGACACAGTGCTTGCGAGTGCTCGGCTATATGAATAGGCCACGAGATTTTTGCGTAATCTGGGCTGTTCTGCGATGCTGGCTAACGCAAAACGCGTGCTCTCCAATTTTGGTGGGTATTGGAGTGGAGGTGGAGGGCGGTGCTTCGTCGCCGCCTTGTCTGTTGCTGCCCGAGCGAGCTGTGATTAGCGCACTTCTATGGACGGAAAGCTCTGAAGCGTAGCTCCGGTGTAAACTTGGCGCGGGCGGTGGATGCGGCCCTTTGGATTTGCCGCGATCTCTTTCCAGTGTGCAATCCAGCCCGGCATGCGCCCGATGGCGAACATGACGGTGAACATGTCGACGGGGATGCCGGCTGTTTTGAGGATGATACCCGAGTAGAAGTCTACATTGGGATAAAGTCTTCGTTTGATGAAATACTCGTCATGGAGTGCCGCTTCTTTGAGGCGGTTGGCAATGTCGAGGAGCGGGTCACTGACGCCGAGGCTGCTCAACATATTTTCACAAGCTTCGCCCAGGATTTTAGCTCGGGGATCAAAGTTTTTATAAACGCGGTGTCCAAAGCCCATCAGGCGAGCTCTGCCGTTTTTAGCATCTTCAATAAAGCGAGACCCATCGTCACCGGAGTTATGAATCTCAGTGAGCATGTCTATGACCGCCATGTTGGCTCCACCGTGTAAGGGACCCCAGAGTGCGCTCACACCAGCGGAAGCAGATGCAAACATGTTGGCTCCGCCGGATGCCACCATGCGAACCGTGGAGGTGGAACAGTTCTGTTCATGATCTGCATGCAGCATCATAAAGAGGTCGAGGGCTTTCACTACGCTTTCGTCGGCTACGAACTCTGCGTAGGGTTTCGAAAACATGAGATGGAGGAAGTTCTCTACATAGCGTAGGTTTGGATTTGGGAAATTGTAGGGGAGGCCGCGTTTGGCGCGGAAGGACATGGCTGCAAGCGTGGTAATCTTGGCCATGAGCACAGCTGCCGCGTCGTCAAAGTGTTCCAGATCTTGTTCGCGGTCGTTCGATGCCATGTCAGGATAATAGCATCCCAGCGAATTGAGCATGGCTGAGATGACCGCCATGGGGTGAGAGGAAGCTGGAAACCCGACATAGTGCGCTTCCATGTCAGTATGGATCGCGAGGTTATCGCGAATCTTCATTCGGAATGTGTCGAGTTGAGCAGGGGTGGGCAGCATTCCATATATGACAAGGTAGGCGACTTCTAGAAAGGTCGACTTCGCTGCGAGCTCTTCGATCGCGTAACCGCGGTATCGGAGGATGCCCTCCTCCCCATTGATAAATGTGACCTCGCTTTCGCAAGCCCCTGTGTTGCCGTATCCGTCATCGAAAGTAATGTATCCCGTGTCCTTCCTCAGAGCCCGCACGTCGACGGCTTTTTCGTTTTCAGTGCCCGTAATCACGGGCAACTCGTATTCTTTTCCAGATAGGGTCAGTTTGGCGGATTCTTCCATGACAAGGACAAGGGATGAGGCGGTCTCAGATCTAAATATTTAAACGGAATAGGCATGGTCAGATCCTGAGTATTGTCTACCAAAATGCGTAGTTTTACTGATTACGCTCGAATGAATCTACTCGGATTAGTTCGGCTAATCTTTATTTTGTTTATCCGGCACCTAGGAACCGATGGCCGTCAGCGTGAGTTTTCGCGTATGCGGTGCTGTCCGATGTTCCCAAAGGAAAATACCTTGCCAAGTGCCGCGTTCGATCCGTCCGTTGTGGATTGGAAGGGTCTCGCTCGTCCGCGTAAGGGCCATCTTTATATGGCTTGGCATGTCATCGGGCCCCTCATAGGTATGTGTGAACTGCGGGTCGTTTTGGGGAACCAGGCGATTGATAAAGGCTTCCAAATCTCGCCGTGCAGAGGCGTCGGCGTTTTCCATGATGACGAGGCTTGCACTGGTGTGCTGACAGTAAATTGAAACGAGGCCTTGTTTGATTTCTAACCCTGCGATGAACGTGTCGATGAGATCGCTAATTTCATACGTTCCCTGACCTCGGGTTGCGATAGTGAGTGTCGTTTGTTCTATCTGCATGGATTCAATCAATCATGAAGGAAAGTATCAAAGAAGTCTAATTGGTGATGGACTGCAGCCTTATCATCGAGGCGAATCCCAATGCCAATGAGTCTTACTGGCAGCGGGTTGCGGTGAAACGCTTGTTGCAGCAGGGATTGGTAGTGTTCCAGGCTGAAATCTGAGCCCGTGGTTTCTATGCTGGTTCTTGAGAAATCGGAAAACTTCAGCTTCAGAAACGCTTTATTGGCACGTTCGAAATAAGACTTGTTCTGCATGTCATCAAAGAACTCTGCGTGGAGATCTGCCAAAATGCCCGCAAGTATTTCCACTTCTGTGCAGTTTTCAGATAAGGTGCGCTCGGTGGATGCGGATTTGCGAGCACGGTCTGGATTTACTGGGCGTTCATCAATTCCACGACACATGTTATATAGGTCGTTTCCGTATTTCCCAAAACGCTGGATGAGCATAGCTAAATCAACAGCCTGCAGGTCTCCACAAGTATGGATGCCGTGATGCTGCATCCATTTTGCTGTTTTGGGACCAATACCCCATATTTTTTGAATAGGGAGACCCTTCATGAAGGCGTCGACATCTTGCGGCGAGATTGTGAATTGACCGTTGGGCTTATGCCAATCGCTCGCGATCTTGGCTAACATTTTATTGGGCGCTATCCCTGCAGATGCATTTAGGTCTAGCTCGTCGTGTATTTGTTTACGGATCGTATGGGCAATGCGTGTCGCAGTCGATGTGCTGTCAGTCACATCGAGGAATGCTTCATCGAGTGACAAAGGCTGGATCAGCTGAGTATGTCTGTGAAAGATCTCTCTTATTTGTTTCGATACTTCAGTATAAACTTCAAAACGCGGTCTGACTAAAATTAAATGAGGGCATAAATCGAGTGCTTTCCAAGTGGGTTGCGCAGATCTCACGCCATAGGCACGAGCAGGATAGTTTGCTGTCGTCAGTACGCCACGGCGGCCCGTGCCGCCCACTGCAATCGGCTTATTGTGCCATTCTGGGTGCTCTCTCATTTCCACTGATGCATAAAAGCAATCCATGTCGATATGGATTATTTTTCGGGCCTTTGGCTTGAGAGGGTTCACTACAATTGGGTGAAATAATGTTTATGTATATGGCAAGCGAACATGTATCAGCCGACTCGTGCAGGCATAAAAAAAGCGCAGTCAGTGGACTGCGCCTTTGGACTCTTTGAGAGAACCGTATAAATTAAAGGGCGTCGTAAGCTCCGTCTACGATTTTGTTTACGACAGCATAAGAGATCTCGAAGTTTTTTGATACTTGATTCTTTGAATATCCTTCGGCGACGGCACCTTTGACTTTATCGCGAAGATCAGCAGTGACCTTGGTGCGTTT
Protein-coding regions in this window:
- a CDS encoding citrate synthase produces the protein MEESAKLTLSGKEYELPVITGTENEKAVDVRALRKDTGYITFDDGYGNTGACESEVTFINGEEGILRYRGYAIEELAAKSTFLEVAYLVIYGMLPTPAQLDTFRMKIRDNLAIHTDMEAHYVGFPASSHPMAVISAMLNSLGCYYPDMASNDREQDLEHFDDAAAVLMAKITTLAAMSFRAKRGLPYNFPNPNLRYVENFLHLMFSKPYAEFVADESVVKALDLFMMLHADHEQNCSTSTVRMVASGGANMFASASAGVSALWGPLHGGANMAVIDMLTEIHNSGDDGSRFIEDAKNGRARLMGFGHRVYKNFDPRAKILGEACENMLSSLGVSDPLLDIANRLKEAALHDEYFIKRRLYPNVDFYSGIILKTAGIPVDMFTVMFAIGRMPGWIAHWKEIAANPKGRIHRPRQVYTGATLQSFPSIEVR
- the dinB gene encoding DNA polymerase IV: MNPLKPKARKIIHIDMDCFYASVEMREHPEWHNKPIAVGGTGRRGVLTTANYPARAYGVRSAQPTWKALDLCPHLILVRPRFEVYTEVSKQIREIFHRHTQLIQPLSLDEAFLDVTDSTSTATRIAHTIRKQIHDELDLNASAGIAPNKMLAKIASDWHKPNGQFTISPQDVDAFMKGLPIQKIWGIGPKTAKWMQHHGIHTCGDLQAVDLAMLIQRFGKYGNDLYNMCRGIDERPVNPDRARKSASTERTLSENCTEVEILAGILADLHAEFFDDMQNKSYFERANKAFLKLKFSDFSRTSIETTGSDFSLEHYQSLLQQAFHRNPLPVRLIGIGIRLDDKAAVHHQLDFFDTFLHD
- a CDS encoding YjbQ family protein — translated: MQIEQTTLTIATRGQGTYEISDLIDTFIAGLEIKQGLVSIYCQHTSASLVIMENADASARRDLEAFINRLVPQNDPQFTHTYEGPDDMPSHIKMALTRTSETLPIHNGRIERGTWQGIFLWEHRTAPHTRKLTLTAIGS